A genome region from Blautia coccoides includes the following:
- a CDS encoding HAD family hydrolase, whose product MLKLIASDLDGTLLQGTREISVEAVEMIKKLSQMGILFAAASGRQYPNLRRLFEPVKDDIAYICENGALVVYQGRVLHKDVFDRTLGDEILESILEKDSAEALVSGESTCYIQPKQPSFYDHIANFVKNDVTLMDNIFRIEEPYLKISVYEEAGVESIYPYWKEKFGERATVVTSGFAWLDMMPKGADKGNAMGILQQSLNIKPEECAAFGDNYNDLEMLSRVKYSYAAGDAKEAVKNACRAETKRVETVLNKIIIKGGYAE is encoded by the coding sequence ATGCTGAAACTGATCGCCAGTGATCTAGACGGAACGCTTCTGCAGGGGACAAGGGAAATTTCAGTTGAAGCGGTTGAGATGATAAAAAAATTATCCCAAATGGGCATTTTATTTGCAGCGGCCAGCGGCAGGCAGTATCCCAATCTGCGGAGACTGTTTGAGCCTGTGAAGGATGATATTGCTTATATTTGTGAAAATGGCGCACTTGTGGTATATCAGGGCAGAGTCCTACATAAAGATGTGTTTGACAGGACATTAGGAGATGAGATACTGGAGAGCATACTGGAAAAAGATAGCGCGGAGGCTCTGGTCTCCGGTGAGAGCACATGTTACATCCAGCCAAAGCAGCCGTCCTTTTATGACCATATCGCCAATTTTGTAAAAAATGATGTGACTCTTATGGACAACATTTTCCGTATAGAGGAACCATACCTGAAGATATCAGTGTATGAGGAGGCCGGTGTGGAGAGCATTTACCCTTACTGGAAAGAAAAATTCGGGGAGCGGGCTACGGTTGTCACCTCCGGATTCGCCTGGCTGGACATGATGCCAAAAGGCGCGGATAAGGGAAACGCCATGGGTATACTGCAGCAGAGCCTGAATATAAAACCGGAGGAATGCGCAGCCTTTGGTGACAATTATAATGACCTGGAGATGCTGTCCAGGGTAAAGTACAGCTATGCGGCAGGCGATGCAAAGGAAGCGGTGAAAAATGCGTGCAGAGCAGAAACAAAACGGGTGGAAACCGTTTTAAATAAAATCATTATTAAAGGAGGATATGCAGAATGA